In the Chrysiogenes arsenatis DSM 11915 genome, GGGTATTGATCCGATCTGCTGCCTTAGCCAGATATTCTGAGCGTATGAAGCGTGGCGTGAAAATGGCTAAAGCAACTATGAGAAAAAGAAATTCCATAAAATCGTCTCGCGGTGAAGATCAAAAACCTTTATTCAAGCGCCAGCTATATCAGAGATATTCACACTTAGGCAAAACGAACTTCCTGCGTTACGGATACCGAGCTTCAGAAGTCTTATTATCTGGTTCTATCAAGAAGCAGTTAAAACCACTGTGGGCACGGTTACAAAAAGAGATAGAGACATGATTTTTCGATGTGCTCGAAGGTTTTCGTCTTTTCTTTTCGCGCACTACCACATCACGCATCCCCCAACTCATTCAACAGTGCCCATGCTCAGCTCGGTTCCCTCGCTCAAAATCTCCACATAGTCATGGTAGATAAACTTCCGGTTTCTTTTTCCAACTCCCCGTTGCCGCAAAATACCAAGTTTTTCGCAGGCAGCAATCAACGCATTGGCCTTGGTGTAACTGATCCCGACCATGCTGGCCACGTCGTTGACCATAACCACTGGTTGACGCATCAAACCGCGCAGCAGAGTAAGGCCGTACGATCCTTCCCCATGCGCCACCAAGCGATCCGAATCCGTTCTTTCCAAAAGCTGGATTTTCTTGGTTGTCTGGAGCACCATCTGGGAAACCTCACGAATGCCTTCGAGAAAAAACCGAATCCAAGCTTCGAAGTTGCCATCCGTTCGCACTTGCGTCAGGCGATCGTAATATTCCTGCTGATAGGTTTTCAGGTAGGCACTCAAGTAAAGCATCGGCTCATCAAGAATCCCCTTCCAGACGAGATACAGCGTCATCAACAGGCGCCCGACCCGGCCATTACCGTCGTTAAAGGGGTGGATGGTTTCGAACTGATAATGGAGCAAGCCACAGCGGATCAATGGTGGCATGGCGTCATCTTCGTGCAGATATCGCTCGAAAGCACTCAGCGCATCGTGCATAACTTCGACGGGCGGCGGAACAAATCTGGCATTGACGAGATTGGTGCCGCCGATCCAGTTTTGCATGCGGCGGAACTCCCCGGGAGTCAGGTGGGTGTCTCCTCCACGCACCTGCTGCATCAGCACCCCATGGATTTCTCGAATCAAACGCAACGACATCGGGAAATCATCCTCTCGGAGCCGTTTCAATCCATGACGCATGGCCTTGACATAATTGATGACTTCGCCCACGTCGACCGTTGGCACATGGTTTTCGTCCGCGCCAAGTACATCGACCAACGAAGATTGCGTTCCTTCGATCTGGGAACTAAGTAGCGCTTCCTTCTGAATAAACATCCCAACCAGCAGATCGGGATTTGGTAAAACAGTGACAACGACATTTAACGCACCCAAGGCGCGATCCGCTTCCGAAAGCAACAGAGCGAGATCACCCTCCAGACTGATTGGTGGTGTTGGTGGGAGAGGTGCTGGAAAAAAGGCGGTGTAACCGGTGGGCATTTTTTTAAATTGGCCACTACGCATAGGCTTGCCTTTCTTATCCCGCGGCTGCGAGTTATGGAAGCTTCGCGATGGGTTATAGCATTTTTTTTGACATAAGGAAGGGAAATGCTCTCCATATCTCGCAACCGTGAGATATGGAGAGTGTTGGGATGATTATATCTCGCAAAAAAACATACGCTCAAGCAGCAAAGCGCCACGGCGTTAACCGAGTGTGTAAAATATTTTGTGTAAG is a window encoding:
- a CDS encoding Fic family protein; translation: MPTGYTAFFPAPLPPTPPISLEGDLALLLSEADRALGALNVVVTVLPNPDLLVGMFIQKEALLSSQIEGTQSSLVDVLGADENHVPTVDVGEVINYVKAMRHGLKRLREDDFPMSLRLIREIHGVLMQQVRGGDTHLTPGEFRRMQNWIGGTNLVNARFVPPPVEVMHDALSAFERYLHEDDAMPPLIRCGLLHYQFETIHPFNDGNGRVGRLLMTLYLVWKGILDEPMLYLSAYLKTYQQEYYDRLTQVRTDGNFEAWIRFFLEGIREVSQMVLQTTKKIQLLERTDSDRLVAHGEGSYGLTLLRGLMRQPVVMVNDVASMVGISYTKANALIAACEKLGILRQRGVGKRNRKFIYHDYVEILSEGTELSMGTVE